In Vibrio japonicus, one DNA window encodes the following:
- the ccoP gene encoding cytochrome-c oxidase, cbb3-type subunit III, producing MTTFWSLWIIIITVGTLVGCAALLVWCLKDKTGVEESADMGHEYDGIRELNNPLPKWWTYLFVSTFVFAAVYLTLYPGLGNFKGVLGWSSSDQTVTTLEESKASIAKAQSNKELNQFAKELDDADAYFGEAFKSLAYVNGSSELRPIPEIAADSEAVKVGQRLFLQNCSQCHGSDARGQKGFPNLTDDAWLYGGEPAAIVTTVMHGRIGQMPSWKDALGEQGVKEVVSYTLSLSGRSVNAREADAGKARFVVCAACHGTDGKGNPAVGAPDLTDQDWLFGSSRAEVTETVMNGRSGVMPAWKDILGEDKVQLVAAYVWSLSNSDNK from the coding sequence ATGACTACATTTTGGAGTCTTTGGATAATCATCATTACAGTCGGTACTCTTGTCGGCTGTGCAGCGCTGCTCGTTTGGTGCCTTAAAGATAAAACAGGCGTTGAAGAAAGTGCAGATATGGGCCACGAATACGATGGTATTCGTGAGTTGAACAACCCGCTTCCTAAATGGTGGACTTACCTTTTCGTTAGTACGTTTGTTTTCGCAGCGGTTTATTTGACTCTGTACCCAGGTTTGGGCAACTTTAAAGGTGTGTTAGGTTGGTCGAGTTCAGATCAAACGGTCACGACTTTAGAAGAGTCAAAAGCATCGATTGCAAAGGCTCAAAGCAATAAAGAACTTAACCAGTTCGCAAAAGAGCTAGATGATGCTGACGCTTACTTTGGTGAAGCCTTTAAGAGCCTTGCTTACGTAAACGGTTCAAGCGAACTTCGTCCGATCCCTGAGATCGCGGCAGACTCTGAAGCAGTAAAAGTAGGTCAACGTTTGTTCCTACAAAACTGTTCACAGTGTCACGGTTCGGATGCTCGTGGTCAGAAAGGCTTCCCTAACCTGACTGACGATGCATGGCTATACGGCGGTGAACCTGCAGCAATCGTAACTACTGTTATGCACGGCCGTATCGGTCAGATGCCATCTTGGAAAGATGCTCTGGGCGAACAAGGCGTGAAAGAAGTGGTTAGCTACACACTTAGCCTTTCTGGTCGTAGTGTAAATGCACGTGAAGCTGATGCAGGTAAAGCTCGCTTTGTTGTGTGTGCAGCTTGTCATGGTACAGACGGTAAAGGTAACCCAGCTGTGGGTGCACCTGACCTAACTGACCAAGACTGGTTGTTCGGCAGCTCGCGCGCAGAAGTAACTGAAACAGTAATGAACGGTCGTTCAGGCGTAATGCCAGCTTGGAAAGATATTCTAGGTGAAGACAAAGTTCAGCTTGTTGCAGCTTACGTTTGGAGTTTAAGTAACTCTGATAATAAGTAA
- a CDS encoding DUF2955 domain-containing protein translates to MKTTRIWFGCSAGLALSMLFGWSYGFFAVMFPLFVLGTMNQFSLSGVAGIFFATVWTTLQATLLLEYLQFHPTLMTVAVGVLLLSKCIAMMKPKTYLFGYIGLLVGSIVLNFASYNSYDVEEFNVNLWVIAFCNILICAFAFWLFPEPESPQKPAAVETPVKSDIDYISQVAMGWLVAMAAFLVFQIADLNDSLSAQASILIILTPMTLAGSLGMAKIRIIGTALGCLAGMAVQLILGSWYGDGLLFWLAFTIAMGPFCHWLTKGQIKGAIAFSAMSALSVPLTTALVPEEKDAFFSILYRFSSIFVAVLLTAMVMWVVHHWIRVTLIKRHQHELG, encoded by the coding sequence ATGAAAACCACACGAATTTGGTTTGGTTGCTCAGCGGGTCTGGCTCTCAGTATGCTATTTGGCTGGTCTTATGGCTTTTTTGCGGTCATGTTTCCGTTGTTTGTATTGGGAACCATGAACCAGTTTAGTCTTTCCGGCGTAGCTGGCATATTTTTCGCGACTGTTTGGACAACACTTCAGGCGACACTGTTGTTGGAGTATTTACAGTTTCACCCTACTCTTATGACGGTTGCTGTCGGTGTCCTACTTCTTTCCAAATGTATTGCTATGATGAAACCAAAAACTTACTTGTTTGGTTACATTGGTTTGCTGGTTGGTTCTATTGTTTTGAACTTTGCGAGTTATAACTCCTATGATGTTGAAGAGTTTAACGTTAACTTATGGGTGATTGCATTTTGCAATATATTAATATGTGCTTTCGCTTTTTGGCTGTTTCCTGAGCCGGAGTCACCTCAGAAACCGGCAGCAGTAGAGACTCCCGTAAAAAGCGATATTGATTACATTAGCCAGGTGGCGATGGGTTGGCTAGTGGCGATGGCGGCATTCCTCGTGTTCCAAATCGCAGACTTAAATGACTCGCTTTCTGCACAGGCGTCGATTTTGATCATTTTAACCCCGATGACCCTAGCTGGTTCTCTGGGAATGGCAAAGATTCGAATCATCGGCACTGCGTTGGGATGCTTAGCGGGCATGGCAGTACAGTTAATCTTGGGAAGTTGGTATGGGGATGGCCTACTCTTCTGGTTAGCTTTTACAATAGCTATGGGCCCTTTCTGTCATTGGTTAACTAAGGGGCAAATCAAAGGAGCCATTGCTTTTTCAGCCATGTCGGCGCTCTCAGTGCCACTTACCACTGCATTGGTACCCGAAGAGAAAGACGCTTTCTTTTCAATTTTGTACCGTTTTAGTTCTATCTTTGTCGCGGTACTATTAACAGCAATGGTAATGTGGGTCGTCCACCATTGGATTCGTGTGACCCTAATCAAACGCCACCAACACGAACTCGGCTAG
- a CDS encoding FIST signal transduction protein, giving the protein MDFKTHISFEPSEKAAIEELIEGMDRTNLVSVICYFTQEYSAKKLSKLFSRLLPDVSILGCSSSKGIITERGVHFGSVVGVIAIYDSHSDAYGSGLINFSEDELSGDMVRKAINIALHKAGREGEVPSFAIVHSTPGFEESLIRHIDNVFQTPIPIMGASAADNAIKGQWSIFNEDASTNRGFAIQLLFPSKPLASGFSAGYSPTLLKGTVTKAAGRELLEIDGSPAQDVYRQWIHNHVNEKLPKRLKFEFVTQYPLGRIAGSLYDQPYYKLSHPVDVNPNGGIHLFTDIQVGDKVTLMSGDKRELISRPARVIKEAKRQSINNFQVSGAICIICAGAMKYLGDDIHEVYRIIKQEMKDTPFICPFTFGEQGRFINGENGHGNLMISSVTFYSSK; this is encoded by the coding sequence ATGGACTTTAAAACTCACATATCCTTCGAGCCCAGTGAGAAAGCAGCGATAGAAGAGCTCATTGAAGGCATGGACAGGACCAATCTCGTTAGCGTGATTTGCTATTTTACTCAGGAATATAGTGCGAAAAAACTCAGCAAGCTTTTTAGCCGACTACTTCCTGATGTCTCTATTCTTGGTTGCTCCTCATCGAAAGGTATAATAACGGAGCGCGGCGTTCACTTTGGTAGTGTAGTAGGTGTCATTGCGATTTATGACAGTCATTCCGATGCTTACGGTTCAGGTTTGATTAACTTTTCAGAAGATGAGTTATCAGGCGACATGGTCCGAAAAGCGATAAACATTGCGCTACATAAAGCAGGGAGAGAGGGAGAAGTTCCCAGTTTTGCGATTGTGCATAGTACTCCGGGATTCGAAGAGTCGTTAATTCGCCACATTGATAACGTTTTTCAGACTCCAATCCCCATTATGGGCGCATCTGCAGCGGATAATGCAATCAAAGGTCAATGGTCTATTTTTAACGAAGACGCTTCAACCAATCGAGGGTTTGCTATTCAGTTGCTTTTCCCCTCGAAACCTTTGGCATCCGGATTTAGTGCTGGTTATTCGCCAACCTTGCTAAAAGGAACCGTTACAAAAGCAGCGGGAAGGGAGTTGCTTGAAATCGACGGTTCTCCAGCTCAAGACGTTTATCGACAATGGATACACAATCATGTAAACGAAAAATTACCTAAGCGTTTGAAATTTGAGTTTGTTACACAGTACCCACTAGGTAGAATTGCCGGTTCATTGTATGACCAACCTTACTACAAATTGTCTCATCCAGTTGACGTGAATCCAAATGGTGGAATTCATTTATTCACAGACATACAAGTTGGCGATAAAGTAACGCTAATGTCTGGAGATAAAAGGGAATTAATTTCTCGTCCTGCGCGCGTTATCAAAGAAGCGAAGAGACAATCCATTAACAACTTTCAGGTTTCTGGCGCAATATGCATTATATGCGCAGGCGCAATGAAATATCTGGGCGATGATATCCACGAAGTATATCGAATCATAAAGCAGGAAATGAAAGATACGCCATTTATATGCCCGTTTACTTTTGGCGAGCAAGGCCGTTTTATCAATGGCGAAAATGGTCATGGTAATTTAATGATTTCATCCGTAACGTTTTACTCATCTAAATAG
- the ccoO gene encoding cytochrome-c oxidase, cbb3-type subunit II produces MSSNSNNRHEIVERNVGLLAILIVFAISLGALVEITPLIFQKQTTEAVENLRPYTALEMEGRDIYTREGCNVCHSQMIRPFRSETERYGHYSVAGESVYEHPFLWGSKRTGPDLARVGGRYSDEWHRVHLMDPRELVPESNMPGFPWLADNVLDGKHTEKKLRVFRDQFGVPYTDEQIANASKDVEGKTEMDAIIAYLQSLGHAMK; encoded by the coding sequence ATGAGTTCTAATTCTAACAATCGCCACGAAATTGTTGAACGCAATGTCGGTTTGCTAGCGATTCTAATTGTTTTTGCAATCAGTTTAGGTGCTTTGGTAGAGATCACTCCGTTGATTTTCCAAAAGCAAACGACTGAAGCAGTTGAAAACTTGCGCCCTTACACTGCGCTTGAAATGGAAGGTCGTGATATCTACACCCGTGAAGGTTGTAACGTGTGTCACAGCCAGATGATTCGTCCATTCCGTTCTGAAACGGAACGATACGGTCACTACTCTGTTGCTGGTGAAAGTGTATACGAGCACCCATTCCTATGGGGTTCTAAGCGTACAGGTCCTGACCTAGCACGCGTTGGTGGACGTTACTCTGACGAGTGGCACCGTGTTCACCTAATGGATCCTCGCGAACTAGTTCCTGAGTCAAACATGCCTGGTTTCCCATGGCTGGCTGACAACGTTCTAGACGGCAAGCACACAGAGAAGAAACTGCGTGTTTTCCGTGATCAGTTTGGTGTTCCATACACTGATGAGCAAATCGCAAACGCGTCTAAAGATGTAGAAGGTAAAACAGAGATGGATGCCATCATTGCTTACCTTCAGTCTCTTGGTCACGCAATGAAGTAA
- a CDS encoding response regulator yields MCLKIKEQLCEALIELKQSQEREARLVSENRSILDAISSITSASNKQQIFHELNKVLSLYIEFTDFIVLSKNVDEKAFRTILSSNSVFDNAGWFNSSKFERALKGESIILFEPAKLTEFSNLEQPQKAAIKSALLTGVKTTVTESIILLVGDKAGKFSLSSSETLSKFRPLIERALTDIEHKEQLQQLVEVRTQQLKQAQLKAEQANKSKSRFLAMMSHELRTPLNAVLGYIDVLSQDKKLTTQLDILEQMESSAEHLLVLINDILELSRIESGGFQVKLRWVNLHSEFTYILEHFHHLSTAKGLDFSTSIEFEKDMLFHLDPARVMQIVFNLLGNAVKFTESGSVSLKAQLVNSNLTITVQDTGIGIDESRLQAVFSQFKQADDSITRKYGGSGLGLTISKHLVELMNGEIALESSLGEGSTFSIKLPVSVKSELNEEHIANNIVNVPTSSLKILVVEDTETNQMVIKLLLEKLGHKVVMLSNGEESVDYLKENMHHVDLIFMDVSMPVMDGITATRKIRQFCTKTPIIALTAHAMDQDKQTCLDAGMNAFVSKPIRSAEIQSAIETVLIY; encoded by the coding sequence ATGTGCTTAAAAATTAAAGAACAACTTTGCGAAGCATTGATAGAACTGAAACAGAGCCAAGAACGAGAAGCTCGGCTCGTTTCCGAAAACCGTTCTATACTCGATGCAATTTCAAGTATTACTAGCGCGTCCAATAAACAGCAGATCTTCCACGAACTGAACAAAGTTCTATCACTTTATATCGAGTTTACGGATTTCATTGTTCTTAGTAAAAACGTTGATGAGAAAGCCTTTAGAACAATACTCAGCTCGAATAGCGTTTTTGATAATGCGGGATGGTTCAACTCTAGTAAATTTGAACGAGCACTGAAAGGTGAGTCGATTATTCTATTTGAACCAGCGAAGCTGACGGAGTTTTCAAACCTTGAGCAACCTCAAAAAGCCGCGATTAAATCTGCCTTGCTTACAGGAGTTAAAACGACAGTCACAGAATCAATCATACTTCTCGTAGGTGATAAAGCGGGAAAATTTAGCTTAAGTTCGAGTGAAACCCTATCAAAATTTCGTCCTCTAATAGAGCGTGCCTTGACGGATATCGAACATAAAGAGCAACTCCAACAGCTGGTTGAAGTAAGAACTCAGCAGCTAAAGCAAGCGCAACTGAAAGCAGAACAAGCAAACAAGTCGAAATCTCGCTTTCTCGCTATGATGAGTCATGAACTGAGAACACCTTTAAACGCAGTTCTTGGTTATATTGATGTGTTATCTCAAGATAAAAAACTGACGACTCAGCTAGATATATTAGAGCAAATGGAATCGTCTGCTGAACACTTGTTAGTTCTTATCAACGACATATTAGAGCTCTCTCGCATCGAAAGTGGCGGTTTTCAAGTCAAACTTCGTTGGGTAAACCTTCATTCCGAATTCACTTATATTCTTGAACACTTCCACCATTTATCCACTGCCAAAGGGCTCGACTTTTCCACATCAATCGAGTTCGAAAAAGATATGCTGTTCCATCTAGATCCGGCAAGAGTCATGCAAATTGTTTTCAACTTGCTTGGTAATGCGGTTAAATTTACCGAATCAGGATCTGTCAGTTTAAAAGCGCAGCTAGTTAACTCGAACTTGACCATCACCGTTCAAGACACAGGTATTGGTATAGACGAATCACGATTGCAGGCCGTGTTTTCTCAATTCAAGCAAGCTGATGATTCTATCACTCGAAAATATGGCGGTAGTGGGCTAGGGCTGACAATTTCAAAGCATCTCGTAGAACTAATGAACGGGGAGATCGCATTAGAGAGCTCTTTAGGTGAAGGTTCGACATTTTCTATTAAGCTTCCTGTGTCTGTTAAATCAGAGCTAAATGAAGAACATATTGCAAACAACATCGTTAATGTTCCAACTTCAAGTCTAAAGATTCTCGTTGTCGAGGATACAGAAACCAATCAGATGGTCATCAAGTTACTTTTGGAGAAGTTAGGGCATAAGGTAGTCATGCTCAGTAATGGTGAAGAATCTGTAGACTATTTAAAAGAGAATATGCACCACGTTGATCTGATTTTTATGGATGTGTCAATGCCCGTTATGGATGGGATTACCGCAACGCGTAAAATTAGACAGTTTTGTACTAAAACACCTATTATTGCGCTGACAGCGCACGCAATGGATCAAGATAAGCAAACTTGTTTAGATGCAGGCATGAATGCTTTTGTATCCAAACCGATTCGAAGTGCAGAGATACAAAGCGCAATAGAAACGGTTCTAATTTACTAA
- a CDS encoding FixH family protein, translating into MVKPWYKQFWPWFLIILPLTVVVWTVITVVIFSQNSVSLVTEDYYKKGKGINVDITKINVAKELNLSAAVSSDGNSIVIEFNKGQLEHYPAITAMFAHRTLPDRDFSKLITSDAKGTYRLTLDHELQGPWFIELTPHDKKWLVQGRVTFPSSSPVQLSN; encoded by the coding sequence ATGGTAAAGCCTTGGTATAAGCAGTTTTGGCCGTGGTTTCTAATTATCCTACCACTGACTGTCGTTGTATGGACCGTTATCACTGTCGTGATTTTCTCTCAGAATTCAGTGTCACTTGTTACTGAGGATTACTATAAAAAAGGCAAAGGCATCAACGTCGACATCACAAAAATCAACGTTGCGAAAGAATTAAATCTGAGTGCTGCGGTTTCTTCTGACGGTAACAGTATCGTTATTGAGTTCAATAAAGGTCAGTTGGAGCACTACCCAGCCATTACTGCAATGTTTGCGCACCGTACTCTTCCAGACCGTGATTTTTCTAAATTGATTACATCCGACGCTAAAGGTACCTACCGTTTAACACTGGATCATGAACTACAAGGACCTTGGTTTATTGAACTGACACCTCATGATAAAAAATGGCTAGTTCAGGGACGAGTTACCTTCCCTTCATCTTCTCCTGTTCAACTATCAAATTAA
- the ccoN gene encoding cytochrome-c oxidase, cbb3-type subunit I, producing MSQEKQLEQNYNYTVVRQFTLVTILWGIVGMAVGVLIAAQLVWPQLNFDTPWLTYSRLRPLHTNAVIFAFGTSALFATSYYVVQRTCQTRLFGGPLVAFTFWGWQAIILAAAITLPLGYTSGKEYAELEWPIDIAIAVVWVSYAIVFFGTLVKRKTSHIYVANWFFGAFIITVAVLHIVNSMAIPVSMGKSYSIYAGAVDAMVQWWYGHNAVGFLLTAGFLGMMYYFVPKQAERPVYSYRLSIVHFWALISLYIWAGPHHLHYTALPDWTQSIGMVMSLVLFAPSWGGMINGIMTLSGAWHKLRYDPILRFLIVSLSFYGMSTFEGPMMSIKTVNALSHYTDWTVGHVHSGALGWVAMVSIGSVYHLIPRLFGQERMFSVGLVNVHFWLATIGTVLYIVAMWISGVMQGLMWRAVNSDGTLTYSFVESVEASYPFYFVRFLGGFIFLSGMFLMAYNTYKTVTAPKASLKAIQQPA from the coding sequence ATGAGCCAAGAAAAGCAGCTTGAACAAAACTACAACTATACGGTCGTTCGTCAATTTACCCTAGTGACCATTCTTTGGGGTATTGTCGGTATGGCTGTTGGTGTTTTGATTGCCGCTCAATTAGTTTGGCCACAGCTAAACTTTGATACGCCGTGGTTGACGTATAGTCGCTTACGTCCTCTGCATACTAATGCGGTTATTTTTGCGTTTGGTACAAGTGCTCTGTTCGCAACGTCTTACTACGTTGTGCAGCGTACCTGTCAAACTCGTCTATTTGGTGGCCCTCTTGTCGCCTTCACCTTTTGGGGCTGGCAAGCAATTATCCTAGCCGCAGCGATTACGTTACCTTTGGGTTATACCTCTGGTAAAGAATACGCTGAACTTGAATGGCCAATCGATATTGCTATTGCGGTTGTTTGGGTTTCTTATGCGATTGTGTTCTTCGGAACGCTTGTTAAGCGTAAGACGTCTCACATCTACGTAGCAAACTGGTTCTTCGGTGCCTTTATCATTACTGTTGCGGTTCTTCATATCGTAAACAGCATGGCAATTCCTGTTTCAATGGGTAAATCGTACTCGATTTATGCAGGTGCAGTGGATGCGATGGTACAGTGGTGGTACGGACACAACGCAGTAGGTTTCCTACTGACGGCTGGTTTCCTAGGTATGATGTACTACTTCGTTCCTAAGCAAGCTGAACGTCCTGTTTATTCTTACCGTCTGTCTATCGTTCACTTCTGGGCTCTTATCTCTCTATACATCTGGGCAGGTCCTCACCACCTACACTATACTGCACTTCCAGATTGGACGCAGTCGATCGGTATGGTTATGTCTCTTGTTCTATTCGCTCCTTCTTGGGGTGGTATGATCAACGGTATCATGACGCTATCAGGTGCGTGGCATAAACTTCGTTATGACCCTATCCTTCGTTTCCTAATCGTATCACTATCGTTCTACGGTATGTCTACGTTTGAAGGCCCAATGATGTCTATTAAGACAGTAAACGCGCTGTCTCACTACACAGACTGGACAGTTGGTCACGTACACTCAGGCGCGTTAGGTTGGGTTGCAATGGTATCTATCGGTTCGGTATACCACTTAATCCCACGTCTATTTGGTCAAGAGCGTATGTTCTCTGTTGGCCTAGTCAATGTACACTTCTGGCTAGCGACCATCGGTACAGTTCTTTACATCGTAGCGATGTGGATCTCTGGTGTAATGCAAGGTCTAATGTGGCGTGCGGTTAACTCAGACGGTACTCTGACTTACAGCTTCGTAGAGTCTGTTGAAGCGTCTTACCCATTCTACTTTGTACGTTTCCTAGGTGGTTTCATCTTCCTAAGTGGTATGTTCCTAATGGCATACAACACGTACAAGACTGTAACTGCGCCAAAAGCTAGTCTTAAAGCAATTCAGCAGCCGGCATAA
- a CDS encoding cbb3-type cytochrome oxidase subunit 3 — protein MDIGTIHSIWTIVLFVSFLGVVWWAYGKSRKSRFDEAANLVFADEENTPKKEQGVTKQ, from the coding sequence ATGGATATCGGTACTATTCACAGTATTTGGACCATAGTTCTGTTCGTTAGCTTTCTGGGTGTAGTGTGGTGGGCTTACGGCAAGAGTCGCAAATCTCGCTTTGACGAAGCTGCAAACCTTGTTTTTGCTGATGAGGAAAATACGCCCAAAAAAGAACAAGGAGTGACTAAGCAATGA